In the Thermomicrobiales bacterium genome, CTGCTCGACCGGCTGGCGCTTGGCATCGCCGACCTGGTGCTGGCCGACACCACCGAGAACGCACGCTACATGTCTGAGCGGTTCGGCGTTCTGCCGGAGAAGATCGTCGTCGTGCCGGTCGGGTCCGACGAGGGCGTGTTCTTCCCCTCCGAGCGCGCGACAGATCGTCCGGGTTGCAGCACCGAGGCCGGGCGGACGACGGACGACCCGCTCGACGTGCTGTTCGTCGGCAAGTTCATCCCGCTCCACGGGATCGAGACGGTCGTTCGCGCAGCGGCGTTGCTGGAGCGGCGTAGCGTCCCGGCCCGCTTCGAGCTGGTCGGCACGGGCCAGACCTATCAGGCGGCGCGGACGCTGGCGAACGAGCTTGGCGCACAGTCGATCGCGTGGACGGATTGGATACCCTTTGACCGGCTTGGCGCACGGTTGCGAGCCGCGGACGTCGTGCTGGGGGTGTTTGATGGCGGAGCGAAGGCGGCGCGGGTGATCCCGAACAAGGTCTACCAGTCCACTGCCTGCGGCGTCGCGACCGTCACGCGCCACTGTCCCGCCATCGAGACGTATCTGCACGACGGCGAGAACGCCTTGCTTGTGCCGCCAGATGATGCGGAGGCGTTGGCGCAGGCGATCGAACGGCTCTGCGACACGTTGCTCCGCCGCGAGATCGCCGCCGGGGGCCGGTTGGCGTACGAGCAACGAGGGTCGCAGGAGGCGGTGGCGCGGGCGCTCGCGCCGGTCGTCGCGCTGGCTCGGGACAGGGGGCGCGCGTGGCGCGATCGCGGCTGATCGTGCCGGCGATGTTCTGGATCGGGCTGCTGGGCGCGGTCGTCGCGCTGTGGCTCTCGGGCCAGGCGTCTGGCGCGTGGGCGCAGGTTCGCGCGGCGCGATGGTTGCCGCTCGTTCTCGTTGTGGCCGGCGGTGTGGCGCTGCCGCTCGTCCACGCCGTGCGCTGGCGCTTGCTGATGCTGGCGCTGGAGGTCGATGTGCCGACGGGTCTGGCAGCAGATGTCACCGTTTCCTCGTCGCTGGTCAATTACGCCGGCCCGGGCTTTCTCGGCGCGCCGGCCAAGGCGCTCCTCGCCAATCGCGCCGCCAACGCGCCCTACGGTAAGACGATCGTGACGATGGCGTTCGAGCAGGGGCTGGATTTCCTGGTGCTGCTGACTGGCTCGATCGTGGCGGTGTTGTTGATCGGAACGGGTCCGATCAAGGAGGCGCTGTCCGGTCGTGGCCGGGTGGCGCGTATCGCGCTGGTCGTGGTCGTCGCCGTCGTCGTCGCGGTGATTGCCGCGGTCGGGCGTGCGCGCATCCGACGCGGAGTTGTGCGGATCGTTGAGGCGTTTCGAACGCTGGGTTCGCGGATCGACCGGCCGGCCGTCGCCTGGTGCACCGCCGCGCTCTGGCTGCTGCAGGCGGGCGTGGTCGCGGCGCTGCTCTGGGCTCTCGGGCTGCCGGCAACGCCGACGACGGTCATTTCGCTCGCAACGATCCCGCTGCTGCTGGGCCAGATTGTGCCGCTGCCGGGGGGGATCGGGGTGCGCGAGGCGGCGATCGTTGCGCTCTCCGTCCCGGTCGGGATCAGCAGTGGTGGACTGCTCGGGTTGGCGATCATCCATCGCGTCCTGCTCGTCGTCGCGCTGCCGCTGGCGCTCGTCGTCGTGCGGCTTGCGCGCCGGATCGGAGCGCTGCGATGAGCGCGCGAGCACGGTTCGCAGATCCGACCTCGCGGAGGCTGCTAGCTCTGTTCCTGATCGGCGCGGCAATCCGGCTGGCGGTGATGCCGTTCACCCTCCATTTCGACGCCTACCAGATCTACTCCCGCGCCGCCGAGGCTGCTTACCATAACAAGTGGTTTGGCTTCACCAGCCAATTCCTCATCCAGGAGCTGCACAACGTCTGGCTGCTCCTCATCCGCCCACTCCTGCCGGACAGCGCCGGCATCTGGTCGTCGAGCGCTTCGACGCTCGGCGTCGGCGCGACGCGGGCCGACTACGAGCGCTTCCTCGCCTACGAGCATCTGTACCGGCTCATCTTTCTGATGAAGCTGCCCTATGTCGTGGCCGACCTCGCCTGCGCCTGGGTGCTGACGCGGCTCATCGACCCGCCCCGCCGGGTGGCGGTGGCGGCATTCTGGCTGCTGAACCCGCTCGTGATTTTTTCCTCGGCGATCTACGGTCGCCACGACAGCATCGCCATCCTGCTGGTGCTGCTCTCACTGCTTGTCGTGCGTCCAGGGACGGACACCCGACGGCTGGCGGGGCTGGGGCTGCTGGGCGCAGCGACGTTGATGCGGTTTTTCCCGATCGTCGTCGTGCCGTTCTTCCTGCTGGCGTTTCGACGTTCACGCCGGCAATTGGCGCTCTTTCTCGCGATTCTCTTCGGGATGGCCGCGCTCGTCGAGATCGCCGGGCTGGCGACATCCGGCAAGAGCACGTTCCTGACCGTCATCAACAGTTATGAGCACCTGCAATATTGGTTTGACGCCGGATTCTACTTGCGGTTCGATGACTGGATCTTCCTCTTCCCGGTTGCCTACACGGTCCTGCTGCTCTGGATAATCGAGCGTGGCGTTACCCCGGACGAATACCCGCGCCTGTCGGCGGTCGCCTTCCTGCTGGTGTTTGGCCTGACGTTCTTCCATCCGCACTACGCCATCTGGCTGGTCCCGTTCCTGGCGCTGACGATCGCCTGGCAGCCACGGATGGTCGTTTATCACGCGATACAGGTCGTCTGCGTGCTGGTCTACTCGGCGCAGTGGGGGGCGTGGACGACCTGGAACCTGCTCGAGCCGGTGCTGGGCAGCCGCGTTGCCAGCCTGCCCGACCCGGTCGAGGCGATCTCTGCCCAGATCGAGCCGCGCATCTTCTTCGGACTGTTCCGCTCGTTGCTAACAGCCATCTCGCTCTGGATGGCCTGGCGTCTGCTTCGCGACCTCGGGAGAAAGCCCCTCGAACCACGGGGACCGAAGATCGCTGCCATCACCCCGACGTCTCCCACTGGCAAGGCCGCGCTGGCCGTCGTGTTGTTGCCGGTGCTGCTGCTGACTACTGGCTGCACGGCGCGGGTGACTGGCTACTCCAGCCCGATCACGCACGACTACGCCGGGTTGACGTGGCAGCCGTTGAAGACCACGCTGACCCAGCCGTTCCTTGCCGGAACGGGCATCGCGGCCGCGATTGCCGATAATCCGAAGACGACGCCGGTCGAGCTACAGCAGCGACAGGCGGCGCTGCCGGCCGATGCGCGCTCCGGCGAGCTGGACGAGTTGCGCGTCGCTCTGCGGCTCGACGTCGAGCCGGGTCAGGCCTGGGAGACCGGCGCGCGTCTCCAGCTCCGCTACGACCCGGACCGCGACCCGCGCTTTCCCGAACGCGACTTCCACGCTTGGGATCCCGCCGATTCCTGGTTGCCCGGTGGCGGACTGACGACGACACAGTCGTTCGTCTCCCCCTACGACCGGCTGGCAGGCGTGACCGTGCGCGTCGCGACGTTCGGCGGCGACCTCGCGCCGGGGCTTGCGCTCGTTGGAGATCGACCGGTCGATATGCTGGCGCTGCCGGTGGAAGGCAATCTGCTCGTCACGCTGCCGGCCGGCGCGACGGCCGAGGCGCTCGGCAGCGCCGAGGGCTGGGCGCGGGTACGGCTGGACGATGGACGTGAGGGATTCGTGCCGCTCGATTCGCTGGCTAGCGTAACGCCACCCGCGTCGCGGCCGGCCGGTCCGCTGAACGTCGCGCTATTGGACGCTGACGGAGTCGTGCTGCGCGAAGCCAGCGTGCCGATTGTGGAGCTCCACGACAACAGCCACCTGACGATCCGCTTCGACCCGGTCGAGGACGCGGCCGGCCGGGCGTTTGTGTACCGATTCGATGTTCCGTCTGGCGTCACGCTGCGCGTGTCCGACACCGACACATACCCCGACGGCGCGCGCGACGGCACGGCGGATGATCTCGTCTTCCGGCCGGTTTACGCCGAACAGCCGCTGCTGGCCGATGCGCAGGTGGATGCGCTGCCGCGGTCCGGCGACTGGGTCGCGTGGCGCAATACGCCGGCCGTCAGGTCGGGAACGACGGTCGCAGTCTCGCTCGTGCCGGCAGAAGTCCCGTCACATTCGCTCCCCGCCCGCCCGGATGCGCCGGAACTGCTAGTCGGGACGACGCCGGGTCGGGTGCCGTACGGCGGCTGGCCGGCCGACGGTCTGGCGGAGCCGGGTAGTCTGGGTGTCCAGACGCGTTACGCGCGCAATGTCGACCTCGGCGGAATCGCTCGTTCCGGTGCGTCGGCGCTGCGGGCCGGGGCGCGAGCGGATGTCGGGTTCGCGGCGCTCCTCGTGGTCGCCGTCGCGGGGCTGGTGGGCGCCGCTGCCCTGGCAGGGTCTCGGCTCGTGCGGGAGGGAAGCTAGGCGTGGTCGTCGATCGCTCGCGTCGTCGTTGCCTGCTGTGTGGTCAGACGTTCGAGGGCCGGACGTTTCTGTGCCGCGCCTGTTCTGACCGCTACCGTGGCCGGGAGATCCCGCCGGAGGTGCGCAAGGCGTTCTACGAGGCGCTCGATCGCGAATACCCGACCCGTTCGAACACCTACGGCGCGTACAACGAGCCGACAGCGCTGCTGGCCGACCTGACGACGCTGCCGCGAGACTCGCGCATTCTGGAGCTGGGCGCGGGCGGCGGATTCCTGGCCACAAGGTTGGCCGAGCGCGGCTTCAAGCGCCTGACGCTGAGCGATCTCACGGCCACGTCGCTGGCCGCGCTGCGGGTCAACGCGCCGGATGCCCTGCTGGTCGGCGCGGATGCTGAGCGGCTGCCGTTCGCCGACGCGACCTTCGACGTGGCCGTCTCCAGCGACGTCATCGAGCATCTGCCGGATGTCGAGGCGCACGTCGCCGAAGTGGCACGGGTGCTCGCGCCGGGCGGCCGATACTACCTGAAGACGCCGAACCGCCTGACCGCCGATGTGTACTATCGCTTGCGCGGGCTGCACGATGCCTACTTCTGGCACCCCAGCATGCTGTCACCGGGAGAGCTGCGGGCGACGTTTGGCCGGCACGGCTTTGCCGTTCGCATCCTGGCGCAGCCTCGACTGACTGGCGCGCAGATCGCCAAGCTGCCCGGGCCGAAAGGGCTGCGCCCGCTGGCCGCGCGGCTGCCGCTCGGCTGGCTGCCGGCCCCGCTGCGGCCGCACCTCGAGGCGGTCGCGGTCAAGCGCGACATGACGGGAGGCAGGGCCACCATGGGCATGCGATTCACCGGCGAGCGGGTGATCCCCGAACTGCCCGAGCTGCGCGTCACCTATCTCCAGAGCCTGGCAGCCTACGAACACGCCGCGGGACTGGCTGACGGGAAGCGGGTCGTCGATGCCGGGTGCGGCGAGGGGTATGGCGCGGCGTTGCTGGCCGGGCCGGCCACGCTGGTCGTCGGTCTGGACCGCGACCCCGAGGCTGTCGCCTGGGCGGCCGGCAAGTACGGGGCAACCGATCGGCTCGCGTTCGTCGCCGGCGATGTCGCCGCGCTGCCGATTGCCGACGGCGCGGTCGATCTCGTCTGCTGCTTCCAGGTCCTCGAGCATCTGCCCGATCCGCTTGCGTTTCTCCGCGAGGTGCGCCGGACGCTGGCGCCCGGCGGGGCGCTAGCGCTGACGACGCCGAACCTGCTGGTGGCCGGCGCGCGGCCGAACCCGCACCACGTCCAGGACTTTAGCCCGGCCGCGCTGGGCGTGCTGCTGCGACAAGTGTTCGACGACGTCGAGCTGCTCGGCGTCTTCGGCAGCGATGCCGTCGGGGCATACCGGGCCAAGAACGACGGTGTGGTCCGCATGATCACCCGACTCGACCCGCTCGGGCTGCACAAGCGTATTCCCACGCGGGTGCTCGAACCGATCCACGTCGGACTGACGCGGGTTGTCCGGCGGCTGCTCAACCGCGGCAACCGTGATCTCGTCGCCGAGATCACGACCGCCGACTTCCCGATCCGCGGCGGCGATGTCGATGGCGCGATCGACCTGCTGGCGGTCTGTCGGGTCTAGTCGAGCTTGAGGTACTTGAACCCTTCGGCGAACTCGAACTCCTCGGCGCCCGGGTATGGCTTCGCTCGCGCATCGGCGGCCCCGTCGCGGGCCCAGCGGGTCAGCGCCGGCCGGAAGTCCCAGTCTCCCATCTGGCTACGATGCTCGGTCAACGCGGCGATTTTCGTCTCCAGATGCTCGCCGTCGAAGTTTACGAAGTGGTCGCACTTCTCCCGGGACGCGTTGATGTAGACCTCGGTAACCTTGTGCGGCGCCAGTCCCTCGGCCAGCAGCTCCGGGAAGGTAAGCCGGTCGCGCGCCGAGGGGAAGAGTGCTGCCAGCGTCGCCTCACCCATCGCGATGTGGTCTGGGTGCTGGACGTAGCCCGAGCCCTCCCAACGGGCGGTCGGGTCCTGGCAGATGATCGCGTCCGGCTTGTGCTGGCGGATGACGCGCGTCAGCGTGCGGCGCATGTCGAGATCCGGCACCAGCTCCGCGTCGCGCATGCGCAGGAAGACGACTTCGGAGATGCCGAGAACGGCGCAGGCGGCGCGCTGCTCGGCCTCGCGCGTGGCGACCAGCATCTCGCTGGTCATCTCGAGATCATCGCTGCCCTTGTCGCCGCTCGTTCCGAGGACGAGGATCACTTCCTGTCCCTCGCTGACCCACTTCGCGATGCTGCCGGCGCAGCCGAACTCGGCGTCGTCCGGGTGCGCCATCGCGACCATGACTCGACGGGGAGCAGACTCTTCGTGTGCCGCCTGATCTGACACTGGCAATCCCTTCAGCGTACATAACCTGACTTCCGTGATCGTCGGGAGTCAGCCAATAATCGTTGATCCCTGCGCTATCCGGCAGACGATCGGCGCGCGATCGCCCATCGCGCGCTGGAGCGCTGGCATCGCGTTACGTTCGACCAGCACGAGCGTCGCGCCACCATCCCCGCCGCCCATCATCCTCGCGCCATAGACGCCCGGCACGGCCCGCGCCGTCTCGACGATCGTTTCGACCGCCGGGTGGCTGATCTCATACAGCGTCGCCGACGAATGGCCGGAGGCGTCCATCAGCCGGCCGAGCGCAACGCTATCGCCGGCCTCGATCGCCGTCTCGGCAAGCCTGACGCGCTCGACCTCCCCGACGATGTGCCGGACTCGCCGATCGAGCGGCGCGGGTAAGAGCGCAAGGGCCGGCTCGAGCTCGGTGGCCGGCAGGCTGGCAAGGTTGCCGATCCCGCACCCGGCGCGTTGCAGGATGTCGAGCGCCTCGTGGCACTCCGCGACACGAGCCGGGTAGCGCGACGCTGATAGCGCATGACGAACGCCGGAGTCGATCACGGCAAACACCGTGTCTCCCAGATGTGACGGGAGCCCGCGAACTCTCTCACTCCGATTCGAGAAGCGCAACAGCCCTCCAGTGACAGACGCGATCTGATCGAGCATTCCGACTGGCGCCCCGAGCCGATGTTCCGCCTGTTGCGCGATCGTGGCGACCTCGAAGCGGGTCAGCGTGACCTCGGCCAGCCTCGCGATCGCCGTGACCAGCGCGACGAGCAACGCCGCCGACGAGGCCAGCCCGACGCCGGGTGAGATCGTCCCACGATACGAGAACGCAACGCCGGGCAGACTTATGCCCGCGGCGGCGGTTGCTGCGATCGCTGCCCGCGGAAAGTCGAACCAGCCCGGAGCGATCGGCATCGCGCGACGGTCGAAGTTGGTGACAAGGTCGAGTGGTTCGGCGCGTGTTTCACTGGCCATGTCTAGCGCGGTTGCCTGGAGCAGCCCGTTGGCGCGACGCTGGGCAACGACAGCCACCCAGCGATCGATGGCCGCAGTGATGACCTCGCCGCCGTTGTAGTCGACATGATTCCCGACGATCTCGATTCGGCCCGGCGCAACGACCGTGATGTCTGGCTGGCTCCCCCAGAGGGTGGTGGCGTGGCGCTGAACGGGCAGGTAGAGGGCGGCATCGGGCAGCGCATGGTTGCGCGGACCAGTGCTGTCGATAGTGGACGCGTCAGAGTCGGCTGCAACCATGCGCGCATCATAACAGGGCGCATCGCGCCGGCGTCCCGGCGCACGCACCGGACTCTTGCCTATAATCCCGTGCACGAATAGTGCGACGAAGTCGGACGCGTGGAGGAGGGGCGGGCGATGCGAAACCTGCTGGGCCGCCTGCTGCAACGGTCTTCGGCCGAGCTCGACCGGATCGCCGCGTCGTGGTCGGTGGAGCTTACAGGTCACGACCGACACTCCGACGTGTCGTTCCTCTATCGGACGATGACCGATGTCTGGGCTACCCGCGATGTGTGGGAGCGTGTTTCTCCGACTGGCAAGCGGCTTATTCGCGCGCTCGATGATCACGATGGCGCGGCCTGCCCGCCTGCTGTTCTGGCCGCCGAGGCCGAAGTCCCGTTGGCTGATGCTCGCCCCGAGCTCCGGCATCTCTTCGACCTGGGCATCATCTCTTCAGAGGGAACGGCTGATCCGGATGCTCCCGTCTTCTTGCCACGCGAGATGGGGCTGATGATCGAGCGCGTCGAGGCGGAACAATCGGCCATCGTCCAGTGGGACGCGCCGCTCGCCGAGCTGATGGCCGCCGTGCCATATCCAGAGCTGGAGGAGGCGGCGATTGCCTGGGGAGCGCGCGTGATCCCGGCGATGCACGCGCGCGGCGAGCTGGTCGGGCTGGTTCAAGCGCAGCTCTCACATCCCGACCGTGTCAGCCGCATGATCGCAACACTCTCTCCTCCCGCGCGCAATATCTGGGCGAGGCTCGGCACGGCCGGTGGTAGCCTGGCGCTCGACGAGCTGCTCTCGCCGGCCGATGTTCCACTGCAGGCGCGCCGTCGGATTCTTCGCGAGCTGGCCTCTCCGCTACTGCTCTGGCATGGGTACGACGAGAAGGGAACCCGGCTGGCAGCCGTGCCGGCCGAGATCCTCAATCCCCCGCCGGTCGAGGTCGAGCCGCCACCCGATTTGATCCTGCTGGAGACGGCTGATGTCGTCGAGCCGGAGTGGCTCTTCCCGTATGCGGCCGGCTGGGATGTATTGACGATCCTGCGCGAGGTCCAACTGAG is a window encoding:
- a CDS encoding PIG-L deacetylase family protein yields the protein MSDQAAHEESAPRRVMVAMAHPDDAEFGCAGSIAKWVSEGQEVILVLGTSGDKGSDDLEMTSEMLVATREAEQRAACAVLGISEVVFLRMRDAELVPDLDMRRTLTRVIRQHKPDAIICQDPTARWEGSGYVQHPDHIAMGEATLAALFPSARDRLTFPELLAEGLAPHKVTEVYINASREKCDHFVNFDGEHLETKIAALTEHRSQMGDWDFRPALTRWARDGAADARAKPYPGAEEFEFAEGFKYLKLD
- a CDS encoding glycosyltransferase 87 family protein, giving the protein MSARARFADPTSRRLLALFLIGAAIRLAVMPFTLHFDAYQIYSRAAEAAYHNKWFGFTSQFLIQELHNVWLLLIRPLLPDSAGIWSSSASTLGVGATRADYERFLAYEHLYRLIFLMKLPYVVADLACAWVLTRLIDPPRRVAVAAFWLLNPLVIFSSAIYGRHDSIAILLVLLSLLVVRPGTDTRRLAGLGLLGAATLMRFFPIVVVPFFLLAFRRSRRQLALFLAILFGMAALVEIAGLATSGKSTFLTVINSYEHLQYWFDAGFYLRFDDWIFLFPVAYTVLLLWIIERGVTPDEYPRLSAVAFLLVFGLTFFHPHYAIWLVPFLALTIAWQPRMVVYHAIQVVCVLVYSAQWGAWTTWNLLEPVLGSRVASLPDPVEAISAQIEPRIFFGLFRSLLTAISLWMAWRLLRDLGRKPLEPRGPKIAAITPTSPTGKAALAVVLLPVLLLTTGCTARVTGYSSPITHDYAGLTWQPLKTTLTQPFLAGTGIAAAIADNPKTTPVELQQRQAALPADARSGELDELRVALRLDVEPGQAWETGARLQLRYDPDRDPRFPERDFHAWDPADSWLPGGGLTTTQSFVSPYDRLAGVTVRVATFGGDLAPGLALVGDRPVDMLALPVEGNLLVTLPAGATAEALGSAEGWARVRLDDGREGFVPLDSLASVTPPASRPAGPLNVALLDADGVVLREASVPIVELHDNSHLTIRFDPVEDAAGRAFVYRFDVPSGVTLRVSDTDTYPDGARDGTADDLVFRPVYAEQPLLADAQVDALPRSGDWVAWRNTPAVRSGTTVAVSLVPAEVPSHSLPARPDAPELLVGTTPGRVPYGGWPADGLAEPGSLGVQTRYARNVDLGGIARSGASALRAGARADVGFAALLVVAVAGLVGAAALAGSRLVREGS
- a CDS encoding galactokinase family protein, whose product is MVAADSDASTIDSTGPRNHALPDAALYLPVQRHATTLWGSQPDITVVAPGRIEIVGNHVDYNGGEVITAAIDRWVAVVAQRRANGLLQATALDMASETRAEPLDLVTNFDRRAMPIAPGWFDFPRAAIAATAAAGISLPGVAFSYRGTISPGVGLASSAALLVALVTAIARLAEVTLTRFEVATIAQQAEHRLGAPVGMLDQIASVTGGLLRFSNRSERVRGLPSHLGDTVFAVIDSGVRHALSASRYPARVAECHEALDILQRAGCGIGNLASLPATELEPALALLPAPLDRRVRHIVGEVERVRLAETAIEAGDSVALGRLMDASGHSSATLYEISHPAVETIVETARAVPGVYGARMMGGGDGGATLVLVERNAMPALQRAMGDRAPIVCRIAQGSTIIG
- a CDS encoding glycosyltransferase, which codes for MRSTPRVCYAGTYERDYPRNRIVIDALRDAGAQVEEAHAPVFERRRDKSSVGLATLGGLAVRLALAYLRLIPDVALRLLRCDALMLGYVGQLDALVLAPLARLLGRPVIFNPLVTLTDTVVEDRGQFAPDSVPARAIALLDRLALGIADLVLADTTENARYMSERFGVLPEKIVVVPVGSDEGVFFPSERATDRPGCSTEAGRTTDDPLDVLFVGKFIPLHGIETVVRAAALLERRSVPARFELVGTGQTYQAARTLANELGAQSIAWTDWIPFDRLGARLRAADVVLGVFDGGAKAARVIPNKVYQSTACGVATVTRHCPAIETYLHDGENALLVPPDDAEALAQAIERLCDTLLRREIAAGGRLAYEQRGSQEAVARALAPVVALARDRGRAWRDRG
- a CDS encoding methyltransferase domain-containing protein; the protein is MVVDRSRRRCLLCGQTFEGRTFLCRACSDRYRGREIPPEVRKAFYEALDREYPTRSNTYGAYNEPTALLADLTTLPRDSRILELGAGGGFLATRLAERGFKRLTLSDLTATSLAALRVNAPDALLVGADAERLPFADATFDVAVSSDVIEHLPDVEAHVAEVARVLAPGGRYYLKTPNRLTADVYYRLRGLHDAYFWHPSMLSPGELRATFGRHGFAVRILAQPRLTGAQIAKLPGPKGLRPLAARLPLGWLPAPLRPHLEAVAVKRDMTGGRATMGMRFTGERVIPELPELRVTYLQSLAAYEHAAGLADGKRVVDAGCGEGYGAALLAGPATLVVGLDRDPEAVAWAAGKYGATDRLAFVAGDVAALPIADGAVDLVCCFQVLEHLPDPLAFLREVRRTLAPGGALALTTPNLLVAGARPNPHHVQDFSPAALGVLLRQVFDDVELLGVFGSDAVGAYRAKNDGVVRMITRLDPLGLHKRIPTRVLEPIHVGLTRVVRRLLNRGNRDLVAEITTADFPIRGGDVDGAIDLLAVCRV
- a CDS encoding lysylphosphatidylglycerol synthase transmembrane domain-containing protein, which produces MARSRLIVPAMFWIGLLGAVVALWLSGQASGAWAQVRAARWLPLVLVVAGGVALPLVHAVRWRLLMLALEVDVPTGLAADVTVSSSLVNYAGPGFLGAPAKALLANRAANAPYGKTIVTMAFEQGLDFLVLLTGSIVAVLLIGTGPIKEALSGRGRVARIALVVVVAVVVAVIAAVGRARIRRGVVRIVEAFRTLGSRIDRPAVAWCTAALWLLQAGVVAALLWALGLPATPTTVISLATIPLLLGQIVPLPGGIGVREAAIVALSVPVGISSGGLLGLAIIHRVLLVVALPLALVVVRLARRIGALR